A single Leptolyngbya ohadii IS1 DNA region contains:
- a CDS encoding TenA family protein, with protein MSIAAELWEANQDLAIACLNNAFVQGIGDGSLPKSKFAYYVGQDAFFLEAFARAYSIAAAKAPDWQGFGIFHNLAEGVLQELQLHQNYATQWGVNLQDVEPGATTRRYTDFLLATAWSQDVGVTTAAMLPCMKLYAFLGQKLAANGIPDHAYSDWIRTYSSNEFEPLADQLAALADRYTADSELVRSTYRYAMQCELDFFQAGWEVK; from the coding sequence ATGAGTATTGCAGCAGAATTGTGGGAAGCCAATCAGGATTTGGCGATCGCCTGTCTCAATAACGCCTTTGTTCAGGGAATCGGCGATGGGTCGCTGCCCAAATCAAAATTTGCCTACTACGTGGGACAGGACGCCTTTTTTCTGGAAGCCTTCGCCCGTGCCTATAGCATCGCCGCCGCAAAAGCTCCCGACTGGCAGGGGTTTGGCATTTTTCATAATTTAGCAGAAGGTGTTTTGCAGGAGTTGCAGCTTCACCAGAACTACGCAACCCAGTGGGGCGTAAATCTTCAGGACGTAGAACCAGGAGCCACCACGCGCCGCTATACGGATTTTCTGCTGGCAACCGCCTGGAGCCAGGATGTGGGCGTCACTACTGCGGCAATGCTCCCCTGCATGAAACTCTACGCCTTCTTAGGACAAAAGCTCGCCGCCAATGGCATCCCCGATCACGCCTACTCCGACTGGATTCGCACCTACAGCAGCAACGAATTTGAACCCCTTGCCGACCAGTTAGCCGCCCTTGCCGATCGCTATACGGCGGATTCTGAATTAGTGCGATCGACCTATCGGTACGCAATGCAGTGCGAATTAGACTTTTTTCAGGCAGGGTGGGAAGTGAAATAA
- a CDS encoding DMT family protein gives MLAQFPRMGSQGDGAQIHKIDRQALQSLNSLWHTVPHCFYRAAMLRPIVFLFISNLFMTFAWYGHLKNLKGASVWIAILVSWSIAFFEYCFQVPANRWGEQYFSLPQLKVMQEVITMIVFAGFSVWYMKVPVTRNYFFAAMLLAGAAYLIFHDNSRPQA, from the coding sequence GTGTTAGCTCAGTTCCCCAGAATGGGGAGTCAGGGAGACGGAGCGCAGATCCACAAAATCGATCGTCAGGCACTCCAATCTCTCAATTCCCTATGGCACACTGTTCCGCATTGTTTTTATCGTGCGGCAATGCTCAGACCGATCGTATTTTTGTTTATTTCTAATCTGTTCATGACCTTCGCCTGGTACGGTCATCTGAAAAACCTAAAAGGCGCGTCCGTCTGGATTGCAATTCTTGTGAGCTGGTCGATCGCCTTCTTTGAGTATTGCTTTCAGGTTCCCGCAAACCGCTGGGGAGAGCAATATTTCAGCCTGCCCCAGCTTAAAGTCATGCAGGAAGTCATCACCATGATTGTGTTTGCGGGTTTTAGCGTCTGGTATATGAAAGTACCCGTTACCCGCAATTATTTTTTTGCCGCGATGCTGTTAGCCGGGGCAGCTTATTTGATTTTTCACGACAACTCCCGTCCCCAGGCTTAA